The Streptococcaceae bacterium ESL0729 genome has a segment encoding these proteins:
- a CDS encoding tyrosine-protein phosphatase, with the protein MREAMITNFRDIGGYEGQGGRLEKGIFFRSGQLVDLNEVQEQFLEDTCKLDKIYDFRNQDEVKKDPDTSLPSVDYVHLDVLADLNDGSSASLEDMFAELGDIEEAMLRTYEEIVLSKSARSSYHKFLLDLIDKKESRIFHCFAGKDRTGWGAYLILKIAGVSEEDILEDYLKTNQARKEANDFIINQYRDQITDEEVAALESALTVKEEYLNHAIKTINDKYGSFENYLLEGLDLPATYEATFKEMYLL; encoded by the coding sequence ATGAGAGAGGCTATGATTACAAATTTTAGGGATATTGGGGGCTACGAAGGTCAGGGTGGTCGCTTGGAAAAGGGTATTTTTTTCAGGAGTGGGCAGCTCGTTGACCTTAATGAGGTTCAGGAGCAATTCTTGGAAGATACCTGTAAGCTTGATAAAATTTATGATTTTAGGAATCAAGATGAGGTCAAAAAGGACCCTGATACATCTTTACCGTCAGTTGACTATGTCCACCTTGATGTCTTGGCTGACTTAAATGATGGAAGTTCAGCTTCCCTTGAGGATATGTTTGCTGAACTCGGCGATATTGAAGAAGCCATGCTTAGAACCTATGAAGAGATTGTTTTAAGCAAATCGGCTAGAAGCTCCTACCATAAATTTTTGTTGGATTTGATTGATAAAAAAGAAAGTCGAATCTTCCACTGTTTTGCAGGCAAGGATAGGACAGGTTGGGGAGCCTACTTGATTTTAAAAATAGCCGGTGTGTCAGAAGAGGATATCCTTGAAGACTACTTGAAGACCAATCAAGCCAGAAAGGAAGCAAATGATTTCATTATCAACCAGTACAGGGATCAAATAACTGATGAGGAAGTTGCTGCCTTAGAATCTGCCCTGACCGTTAAGGAGGAGTACCTAAATCACGCCATTAAAACTATTAATGACAAGTACGGAAGCTTTGAAAACTATCTCTTGGAAGGTCTTGACCTACCAGCAACTTATGAAGCTACCTTTAAGGAGATGTATCTCCTTTAG
- a CDS encoding XRE family transcriptional regulator — MSQKIADLDLIEWVLETQTGYKIFKGTGIAQSTISDWKKGKTLLEKMTLANAVKLTNYAKKLKDEQV, encoded by the coding sequence ATGAGCCAAAAGATAGCAGATTTAGACCTAATAGAGTGGGTACTGGAAACCCAAACAGGCTATAAGATTTTTAAGGGGACAGGTATCGCCCAATCTACTATTAGTGACTGGAAAAAAGGGAAAACCTTGCTTGAGAAGATGACACTTGCGAATGCCGTCAAGTTGACCAATTACGCAAAAAAATTGAAGGATGAGCAAGTTTAA
- a CDS encoding heavy metal-associated domain-containing protein, producing MIKTYEISGMKCEGCAKTVKERFQKVAGVEDLKINLADKSVQVEGQVSPQDLAQALAGTNYSLI from the coding sequence ATGATTAAAACATATGAAATCTCTGGCATGAAGTGTGAAGGCTGTGCCAAGACAGTCAAAGAGAGATTCCAAAAAGTTGCTGGAGTAGAAGACCTTAAAATTAATCTGGCTGATAAAAGTGTCCAAGTAGAGGGACAGGTATCGCCTCAAGATTTAGCCCAAGCTCTTGCAGGAACAAACTATTCCCTTATTTAA
- a CDS encoding heavy metal translocating P-type ATPase: protein MAKEVFNLEGMSCASCAQTIEKVVGKLKGVDSASVNLITERLTVEINPDLVTDADIIKAVDKAGYKAFSQKPKGASAPMKGMDMHQGDMSDMKMDHQDMNMSGMKMDHSNMSNMDMPGMKMDHSNMSNMNMDDMDMAGMDMDDMGDMGLGNNKDERMKNLWKRFVYSAIFTVPLLYVSMGHMIGLPLPDFINPMTHPKGFVTIQFLLTLPVMVLGRPMLVGGMKSLFRGHPNMDSLVVLGTSAAFLYSFYGSVETFLGNHEFTMSLYYESAAVVLTLITLGKYFEAVSTGKTSEAISKLVNLAPKKATVLKDGQEVEVPVSQVQVGDLILVHPGEKIPVDGVVTKGSSYVDESMISGESTPVEKKVGSQVIGASINKNGSFDFKVEKVGQDTALAQIIKLVEDAQASKAPIAKLADQVSGVFVPIVMVLALISGLFWYFLGHESWIFALTITISVLVIACPCALGLATPTSIMVGTGKGAENGVLIKSGPALEGAGKITAVMLDKTGTITQGKPQVTDLLVYGGASQDDLLRLAGSAEKSSEHPLAQAITDRAKAQNVNFSDLTNFEAVTGHGIKGQIDGQEIFIGNPSLMADNKIAVDSQALNDAEKLSSQAKTPIFIAYNGKLIGIIAVADALKHDSKEAVARLHKMGIKVAMVTGDNAKTAQAIASQVGIDQVISGVLPEGKVDEVKKLQAQGYTVAMVGDGINDAPALAQADIGLAIGSGTDVAIESADIVLMRSDLLEVPIAIELSRATIKNIKENLVWAFGYNLLGIPVAMGVLHFFGGPLLNPMLAGAAMSFSSISVLLNALRLKRFKP, encoded by the coding sequence TTGGCTAAGGAAGTTTTTAATTTAGAAGGTATGTCATGTGCCTCTTGTGCTCAAACAATTGAAAAAGTTGTCGGTAAATTAAAGGGAGTTGATAGTGCAAGTGTTAATCTGATTACTGAGCGATTGACAGTTGAAATCAATCCAGATTTGGTGACTGATGCTGATATTATAAAGGCTGTTGATAAGGCAGGCTATAAGGCTTTTAGTCAGAAGCCTAAAGGAGCAAGTGCTCCCATGAAAGGGATGGACATGCACCAAGGTGATATGTCTGATATGAAGATGGATCATCAAGATATGAACATGTCTGGCATGAAGATGGATCATTCTAACATGTCTAATATGGATATGCCTGGTATGAAGATGGATCATTCTAACATGTCTAATATGAACATGGATGATATGGACATGGCAGGGATGGACATGGACGATATGGGAGACATGGGGCTTGGTAACAATAAGGACGAGCGGATGAAGAATCTCTGGAAGAGGTTTGTTTATTCAGCTATTTTCACCGTCCCTCTTTTATATGTGTCAATGGGCCACATGATAGGTTTGCCCCTGCCTGATTTTATTAATCCCATGACTCACCCCAAGGGATTTGTGACCATCCAGTTTCTTTTGACTTTGCCAGTGATGGTTCTTGGACGTCCTATGTTGGTAGGAGGGATGAAGTCTCTTTTCAGGGGACATCCTAATATGGATTCTCTAGTGGTTCTAGGGACCAGTGCCGCCTTTTTATACAGTTTTTACGGCAGTGTGGAGACCTTCCTTGGAAACCATGAGTTTACCATGAGTCTTTACTATGAGTCAGCAGCTGTCGTTCTTACCCTGATTACCCTTGGAAAATACTTTGAGGCCGTATCGACCGGCAAAACCTCAGAAGCCATTAGTAAACTGGTTAATTTGGCCCCTAAAAAAGCAACTGTTCTTAAGGATGGCCAAGAAGTTGAAGTTCCAGTCAGCCAGGTGCAAGTTGGAGACTTGATTTTGGTCCATCCAGGAGAAAAAATCCCCGTCGATGGTGTCGTAACCAAGGGATCTTCTTATGTTGATGAATCAATGATAAGTGGGGAAAGTACTCCGGTTGAAAAGAAGGTGGGAAGCCAAGTTATTGGGGCAAGCATCAACAAGAATGGAAGCTTTGACTTCAAGGTTGAAAAAGTCGGCCAGGACACAGCCCTTGCCCAAATTATTAAATTAGTCGAAGATGCTCAGGCTTCTAAGGCCCCAATTGCCAAACTTGCTGACCAGGTTTCTGGTGTTTTTGTACCAATCGTAATGGTCTTAGCCCTTATATCAGGTCTCTTTTGGTACTTCCTGGGTCATGAGTCATGGATTTTTGCCCTAACCATTACAATCTCTGTTCTTGTAATTGCCTGTCCTTGTGCCTTGGGACTTGCAACCCCTACATCAATTATGGTAGGAACTGGTAAGGGAGCTGAAAACGGTGTCCTAATTAAGAGTGGGCCAGCCCTTGAAGGAGCTGGTAAAATCACAGCCGTTATGCTTGATAAGACTGGGACCATTACTCAAGGTAAACCTCAGGTTACAGATTTATTAGTTTACGGTGGAGCAAGTCAAGACGATCTCTTACGCCTTGCTGGATCTGCTGAAAAATCATCAGAGCACCCTCTTGCTCAAGCTATAACTGACAGGGCCAAGGCTCAAAATGTTAACTTTTCAGACCTGACAAACTTTGAAGCAGTCACAGGCCATGGAATTAAGGGTCAAATTGATGGCCAAGAAATCTTCATTGGAAATCCTAGCTTGATGGCGGATAATAAAATCGCAGTTGATAGCCAGGCTTTAAATGATGCAGAAAAATTATCTAGTCAAGCTAAAACACCAATTTTCATTGCCTATAATGGTAAATTAATTGGTATAATAGCTGTGGCTGATGCCCTTAAACATGACAGCAAGGAAGCTGTCGCAAGGCTTCATAAGATGGGAATTAAGGTTGCCATGGTGACTGGAGATAACGCTAAAACGGCCCAAGCAATAGCTAGTCAGGTGGGAATTGATCAAGTTATAAGTGGCGTACTACCTGAAGGCAAGGTTGACGAGGTCAAAAAACTTCAGGCTCAAGGCTATACAGTTGCCATGGTCGGGGACGGAATTAATGACGCTCCAGCCCTTGCCCAAGCAGATATTGGGCTAGCCATAGGTTCAGGGACTGATGTGGCCATTGAATCTGCTGACATCGTGTTGATGAGAAGTGACCTGCTTGAGGTACCTATTGCTATTGAGCTAAGTCGGGCGACCATTAAGAACATTAAGGAAAATCTTGTCTGGGCCTTTGGTTACAACCTTTTAGGGATTCCAGTGGCCATGGGGGTTCTTCACTTCTTTGGTGGTCCCCTCTTAAATCCAATGCTTGCAGGAGCTGCTATGAGCTTTAGCTCAATTTCGGTCCTCCTCAATGCCTTACGTCTAAAAAGATTTAAACCATAA
- a CDS encoding extracellular solute-binding protein, with the protein MKLKKLATLALTAASITSLAACGGKSDSKASKSDASIVTEIKDDTTITFWHAMNGEQEKALTKITEDFEKANPKIKVTLQNQQAYPDLQAKINSTLQSPKDLPTISQAYPGWLYDASENEKLVDLTPYIENETIGWGKQEKIKDSLLDGAKINDVQYGIPFNKSTEALFYNEDLLNEYGVKVPTTMEELKQASKTIYEKSGGKVVGAGFDSLSNYYLLGMKNEGIDVSKDTKFDSKESQKVVNYYADGVQEGYFRTPGSDKYMSVPFASQKVAMFIGSIAGETYVAKDAASAGFKYGVAVRPAKYDLQQGTDVYMFSSASDEQKTAAFEFMKYLSSPDVQLYWAQKTGYMPILDSVIKSKEYQESANTKVPAILEKDTEHLISFPVTTNANAALNTEVRSIIENILTNPKGDREKMYKDGAKQLDDVWNQ; encoded by the coding sequence ATGAAACTCAAAAAATTGGCAACTCTTGCACTTACAGCAGCAAGCATTACAAGCTTAGCAGCCTGTGGTGGGAAAAGTGATTCTAAGGCCAGCAAAAGTGATGCAAGTATCGTTACTGAAATCAAGGACGACACAACAATCACTTTCTGGCATGCCATGAACGGTGAACAGGAAAAAGCTCTTACAAAAATCACTGAAGATTTTGAAAAAGCTAATCCAAAGATTAAAGTTACCCTACAAAACCAACAAGCTTACCCAGACCTTCAAGCAAAAATCAACTCAACCCTACAGTCGCCAAAAGATCTTCCAACAATTTCACAAGCCTACCCAGGTTGGTTGTATGACGCTTCTGAAAATGAAAAATTAGTTGACCTAACTCCTTATATTGAAAATGAGACAATTGGATGGGGTAAACAAGAAAAAATCAAAGATAGCCTTCTTGATGGGGCAAAAATCAATGATGTTCAATACGGTATTCCTTTCAACAAGTCAACAGAAGCTCTTTTTTACAATGAAGACCTTCTAAATGAATACGGTGTAAAAGTTCCAACAACCATGGAAGAACTTAAACAAGCATCTAAAACAATCTACGAAAAATCTGGTGGAAAAGTTGTTGGTGCTGGATTTGATTCCCTATCTAACTACTACCTACTTGGTATGAAAAACGAAGGAATTGACGTAAGTAAAGATACTAAATTCGACAGCAAGGAATCTCAAAAGGTTGTAAACTACTATGCTGACGGTGTTCAAGAAGGATACTTCCGTACACCAGGTTCTGACAAATACATGTCTGTTCCATTTGCTAGCCAAAAAGTTGCAATGTTCATCGGAAGTATTGCTGGTGAAACTTATGTAGCTAAAGATGCAGCAAGTGCTGGCTTCAAATACGGTGTAGCAGTACGTCCTGCTAAATACGACCTCCAACAAGGTACAGATGTTTACATGTTCTCAAGTGCAAGCGATGAGCAAAAAACAGCTGCCTTTGAATTCATGAAATACCTTTCATCTCCAGATGTTCAACTTTACTGGGCACAAAAAACAGGTTACATGCCTATCCTTGACTCTGTAATCAAGAGCAAAGAATACCAAGAATCTGCAAATACTAAGGTTCCAGCTATCCTAGAAAAAGATACTGAACACCTTATCTCATTCCCAGTTACAACAAATGCTAACGCAGCCCTAAACACAGAAGTTCGTTCAATCATCGAAAACATTCTTACAAATCCTAAGGGAGACCGTGAAAAAATGTATAAAGATGGTGCAAAACAACTAGATGACGTTTGGAACCAATAA
- a CDS encoding MBL fold metallo-hydrolase: MELKDKNKTIVRFHSGIMTIGGTVIEVSYNKSRIFFDFGTEFRPELDLKDEKLDTLLENRLIPELSNVYDSRLSENLPVVADDFEDTAVFMSHVHLDHSKMINYLDPSIPLYAYEETEKLLKSLNRKGSFLIPSPFEEKNFVRPVTKVVKGEKVQIGQITVEMTPVDHDAYGASAFLIRTPDKFIVYTGDLRLHGHDAKDTINFCAEAKGCDLLMMEGVSISFSDNARELDVKTFTEDDLIETLVELELENPNRQITFNGYPANLKRFEKIIEKSPRTVVLEAQMAALLLDIFGLNVPYYYSFTKSEGEKLSILDESLEVPYDILLEDKGDYLWQVVDQHENLQDGSLYIHSDAEPLGDFDPAYAKFLDLLASKKIEFVRLACSGHARPRDLDKIISMIQPKLLVPIHTLKPENLDNPYGERILPQRGQKIIL; encoded by the coding sequence ATGGAATTAAAGGATAAAAACAAAACAATCGTCCGCTTTCATAGCGGAATAATGACTATCGGTGGGACAGTAATCGAGGTTTCTTATAATAAATCAAGAATCTTCTTTGACTTTGGAACAGAATTCCGTCCAGAGCTTGACCTAAAAGATGAAAAACTTGATACCCTGCTTGAAAACAGATTAATCCCAGAGCTGTCAAATGTCTATGATTCAAGACTATCAGAAAATTTACCAGTGGTAGCAGATGATTTTGAAGACACAGCAGTCTTCATGTCCCATGTTCATTTGGATCACTCGAAGATGATTAACTATTTGGACCCAAGTATTCCCCTTTATGCTTACGAGGAAACAGAAAAACTTTTAAAGTCCTTAAACCGTAAGGGCAGCTTCTTAATTCCTTCACCCTTTGAGGAAAAGAATTTTGTAAGACCTGTTACCAAGGTTGTTAAGGGTGAAAAGGTCCAAATTGGTCAAATCACTGTTGAGATGACCCCAGTTGACCATGATGCTTACGGGGCAAGTGCCTTTCTTATTCGCACACCTGACAAATTTATCGTCTATACTGGCGACTTGCGTCTTCATGGTCATGATGCTAAGGACACCATCAACTTTTGTGCTGAGGCCAAGGGTTGTGACCTACTTATGATGGAAGGTGTAAGCATTAGTTTTTCTGACAATGCCCGTGAGCTTGATGTTAAGACCTTTACTGAGGATGATTTAATTGAAACTTTGGTAGAACTAGAGCTTGAAAATCCAAATCGTCAGATTACCTTTAATGGGTATCCAGCCAATCTTAAGCGTTTTGAAAAAATTATTGAAAAGTCCCCTCGAACGGTAGTTCTTGAGGCCCAAATGGCAGCCTTACTTTTAGATATTTTTGGCTTAAATGTACCTTACTACTATTCCTTTACTAAAAGTGAGGGGGAAAAACTTTCAATTTTAGACGAAAGTCTGGAAGTTCCTTATGACATCCTATTGGAAGATAAGGGTGACTACCTCTGGCAGGTAGTTGACCAGCATGAAAACTTACAGGACGGATCCCTCTACATCCATAGTGATGCTGAACCCTTGGGGGACTTTGATCCAGCCTATGCTAAGTTTTTAGATCTTCTAGCTAGTAAAAAAATCGAATTCGTCCGTCTGGCCTGCTCAGGGCATGCTAGACCACGCGATTTAGATAAAATTATTTCTATGATTCAACCCAAACTATTGGTTCCAATCCATACGCTGAAACCAGAAAATCTGGACAACCCGTACGGTGAAAGAATATTACCCCAACGTGGGCAAAAAATTATCTTATAA
- a CDS encoding carbohydrate ABC transporter permease, producing MKKVSTILSYTFIIALALMTLFPFIYMILAGLMTYSEATSMPPTFIPKTFQFTNYAQVFEKAPFIRYFFNTVFVSLAITVATLVTSVLASFALTSLQFKGKKIVLFIMVALLMVPYESIIFTNYNTIARMGLLNTYTALIIPFLTSIFYIYYLNGYLKAIPITFYKAAKIDGASDLEYIWRILIPMIKPALVTVGILTFISSWNSFLWPLLVTNDKTYRLLNNGLSAFTSESGNDVHLQMAAATLTVIPILIIYFIFRKEIIRGVTKNGIKG from the coding sequence ATGAAGAAAGTATCAACCATCCTATCTTATACCTTTATTATAGCTCTGGCCCTTATGACCTTGTTCCCCTTCATTTATATGATTTTAGCAGGTCTTATGACCTATAGTGAAGCAACAAGTATGCCACCTACCTTTATTCCAAAAACCTTCCAGTTTACCAACTATGCTCAGGTTTTTGAAAAGGCACCCTTCATTCGTTATTTCTTTAATACAGTCTTTGTATCTTTAGCCATAACAGTTGCCACTCTTGTAACCTCAGTTCTAGCATCATTTGCTTTAACAAGTCTTCAGTTCAAGGGTAAAAAGATTGTCTTATTTATCATGGTAGCCCTTCTGATGGTACCCTATGAATCAATTATTTTTACCAACTACAACACAATTGCTCGCATGGGTCTACTAAATACCTACACGGCCTTAATCATTCCTTTCTTGACCAGTATATTCTACATCTACTATCTGAACGGGTACTTAAAAGCCATTCCAATAACCTTTTATAAGGCAGCAAAAATTGACGGAGCAAGTGATCTTGAGTACATCTGGCGAATTTTAATTCCTATGATTAAGCCAGCTTTAGTAACAGTTGGAATCTTGACCTTCATTTCAAGTTGGAATTCATTCTTGTGGCCGCTTCTTGTGACCAATGATAAGACCTACCGTCTACTAAATAATGGACTATCAGCCTTTACAAGTGAAAGTGGGAATGATGTTCACCTTCAAATGGCGGCTGCTACCCTAACAGTCATTCCAATTTTGATTATCTACTTCATCTTTAGGAAAGAAATTATTAGAGGGGTAACCAAAAATGGAATTAAAGGATAA
- a CDS encoding sugar ABC transporter permease: MFKKYKPENQLKAWLFLLPSLAVIFIFNIYSLYKSFMLSFQKGNLLNHSYAGVDNYKKVIQDPVFHKALKNTAIYAFSVVPIALILSLVIAWIIFEKVKNKSLFETIFFMPYVTSTIAVGIVFRYFFNENYGIINYFLGFFGVKPINWLNSTGMSIPTLIIFGIWGSLAFNIIILLSGFRNIDEEHYKIAKMFGATDWEIFRRITFPQLIPTIAFLITVNLIGSFKVYTQVYALFNGQAGVANSATTAVYYIYDKFHVVGRPGIAMAATVILFGIILLVTFIQNKLLEKVNK, translated from the coding sequence ATGTTTAAAAAATATAAGCCAGAAAATCAGCTCAAGGCTTGGTTATTCTTACTACCATCTTTGGCTGTAATCTTTATTTTTAATATTTATTCGCTCTATAAATCTTTCATGCTTAGTTTTCAAAAGGGAAACCTCTTAAATCATAGCTATGCAGGGGTTGATAACTACAAGAAGGTCATCCAGGATCCAGTTTTTCATAAGGCCTTAAAAAACACGGCCATTTATGCCTTTTCCGTGGTGCCAATAGCCCTTATCCTCTCCCTTGTTATTGCTTGGATAATTTTTGAAAAGGTTAAGAATAAAAGTCTCTTTGAAACAATCTTCTTCATGCCCTATGTAACATCAACAATTGCAGTAGGGATTGTCTTCAGATACTTTTTCAATGAAAACTACGGGATTATCAACTATTTTCTTGGCTTTTTCGGTGTTAAACCAATCAACTGGCTTAACAGTACCGGGATGAGTATTCCGACCCTGATAATTTTTGGGATTTGGGGCAGTCTTGCCTTCAATATCATCATCCTTTTATCAGGTTTTAGAAATATTGATGAAGAGCATTATAAAATTGCTAAAATGTTTGGGGCAACTGACTGGGAGATTTTCAGAAGAATCACCTTCCCACAACTTATTCCAACCATTGCCTTCTTAATTACAGTCAACTTAATTGGATCATTTAAGGTTTATACCCAGGTTTATGCCCTCTTTAATGGTCAAGCAGGTGTTGCCAATAGTGCCACAACCGCCGTTTACTACATCTATGATAAATTCCATGTGGTAGGACGTCCTGGTATTGCTATGGCTGCAACAGTTATCCTCTTTGGAATTATCCTGCTTGTAACCTTTATCCAAAACAAACTACTAGAAAAGGTGAATAAATAG
- a CDS encoding ABC transporter ATP-binding protein, whose amino-acid sequence MLEVIDINKTFDNGFEALKSINFKIETGDLVCLLGPSGCGKSTILNIIAGLLSPSNGDIKFDERSVVEVEPKDRNIGFVFQNYALYPHMTVLENIMFPLTVGAKKKDKAEARAIAEEYMALTNIEELADKKPGTLSGGQQQRVAITRALVQQPEVLLLDEPLSNLDARLRLKIREEIRRLVKEVGITTIFVTHDQEEALSISDKIILLDQGIVQQNDDPQNLYLEPNNLFVAKFIGNPIINTFDVEVKDGLLSFDGYSLPLTKFENSRFKTQLTDGKYVLGIRPEDVIPVENGIFTAEISQVELIGRERILNFFLNNDRLKSIVSIEQAIEVGQNLSFDFAYNKAFIFKEDGERVY is encoded by the coding sequence ATGCTAGAAGTTATCGATATCAATAAGACATTCGATAATGGATTTGAAGCCCTAAAATCAATTAATTTTAAGATTGAAACTGGGGATTTGGTTTGTTTATTGGGTCCAAGTGGTTGTGGTAAATCAACCATCCTAAATATTATAGCTGGTCTTTTGAGCCCAAGTAATGGTGATATAAAATTTGATGAAAGGTCTGTGGTTGAAGTTGAGCCTAAGGATAGGAATATCGGCTTTGTCTTCCAAAACTATGCCCTTTATCCCCACATGACCGTTCTTGAAAACATCATGTTTCCCCTAACTGTGGGAGCTAAGAAAAAAGATAAGGCTGAGGCCCGTGCCATTGCTGAAGAGTACATGGCTCTTACCAACATTGAAGAGTTGGCTGATAAAAAACCTGGTACTTTGTCAGGCGGACAGCAGCAGCGGGTAGCCATCACTCGTGCCCTTGTCCAACAGCCAGAGGTTCTCTTATTGGATGAGCCCCTAAGTAACCTTGATGCAAGGCTTCGCCTTAAAATTCGTGAAGAAATTCGCCGCCTGGTTAAGGAAGTTGGGATTACAACAATTTTTGTAACCCATGACCAGGAAGAAGCCCTTTCAATCAGTGATAAGATTATTCTTTTGGATCAGGGAATTGTCCAACAAAATGATGATCCGCAAAATCTTTATTTGGAACCAAATAACCTTTTTGTGGCTAAGTTCATTGGTAATCCAATCATTAATACCTTTGATGTTGAGGTAAAAGATGGCCTTCTTAGCTTTGATGGTTACTCACTTCCGCTAACAAAGTTTGAAAATTCAAGATTTAAGACTCAACTTACTGACGGAAAATATGTTTTAGGTATTCGTCCTGAGGATGTAATCCCAGTTGAAAATGGAATTTTCACTGCTGAAATAAGCCAGGTTGAGTTAATCGGTCGTGAGCGTATTCTTAACTTCTTCTTAAATAATGACCGCCTGAAATCAATCGTAAGTATAGAACAAGCAATTGAAGTAGGACAAAACCTATCTTTTGACTTTGCTTACAATAAGGCCTTTATTTTCAAAGAAGATGGTGAAAGGGTTTATTAA
- a CDS encoding ECF transporter S component → MKDTKRLAYIAILSAVSTVLMIFPQFPIIPGADFLKVEFSIIPIMIGYFIFDLKTAYVIILLRSLLKLLINNEGVNTMIGLPMNMLAVGVFVTIFALIAGKSFGGRKFILGGIGASLVMTLAMVLMNYFYAIPLYAKFAGFDIKQFIGVGKYLLAMVAPFNLVQGLIYTGSLALILGVAKQLPMMEKGLK, encoded by the coding sequence ATGAAAGATACCAAACGTCTGGCGTATATCGCCATTTTAAGTGCTGTTTCCACAGTTCTTATGATTTTCCCACAGTTTCCGATTATTCCAGGAGCTGATTTCTTAAAGGTTGAGTTTTCAATCATTCCGATTATGATTGGTTATTTTATCTTCGATTTAAAGACAGCCTATGTGATTATTCTTTTACGGTCACTGCTCAAGCTGCTCATTAATAATGAAGGTGTAAATACCATGATTGGACTTCCCATGAACATGCTTGCTGTAGGAGTTTTTGTAACAATTTTTGCCCTTATAGCTGGTAAGTCTTTTGGTGGACGTAAATTCATTCTGGGTGGGATTGGTGCAAGTCTTGTAATGACCCTTGCCATGGTTCTCATGAACTATTTTTATGCCATTCCCTTGTATGCCAAGTTTGCAGGTTTTGATATCAAACAATTTATCGGTGTAGGTAAGTATTTACTTGCCATGGTTGCACCTTTTAACCTTGTCCAAGGTCTTATATATACAGGGAGTCTTGCTCTTATTTTGGGTGTTGCCAAACAGCTTCCAATGATGGAGAAGGGTCTCAAATAA
- the rplT gene encoding 50S ribosomal protein L20: MARVKGGVVSRKRRKRTLKLAKGYYGSKHTLFRTAKEQVMNSYNYAYRDRRQKKRDFRKLWIARINAAARMNGLSYSKMMHGLKLAEIEVNRKMLADLAVNDAAAFTSLAEAAKKALAA; the protein is encoded by the coding sequence ATGGCACGTGTTAAAGGTGGCGTTGTAAGCCGCAAACGTCGTAAACGTACTCTAAAACTTGCAAAAGGTTACTATGGATCAAAACACACATTGTTCCGTACTGCTAAAGAGCAAGTAATGAACTCATACAACTATGCATACCGCGATCGTCGTCAAAAGAAACGCGATTTCCGTAAACTTTGGATCGCTCGTATCAATGCAGCAGCCCGTATGAACGGACTTAGCTACTCTAAGATGATGCACGGTTTAAAACTTGCTGAAATCGAAGTTAACCGTAAAATGCTTGCTGACCTAGCTGTTAACGATGCAGCAGCTTTCACTTCTCTTGCAGAAGCAGCTAAAAAAGCTCTTGCAGCTTAA
- the rpmI gene encoding 50S ribosomal protein L35: protein MPKQKTHRGSAKRFKRTGSGGLKRFSAYTSHRFHGKTKKQRRHLRKPSMVSSGDFKRIKAMLTQMR from the coding sequence ATGCCTAAACAAAAAACTCACCGCGGAAGCGCAAAACGTTTTAAACGTACTGGTAGTGGAGGACTAAAACGTTTCAGTGCTTACACTTCTCACCGTTTCCACGGAAAAACTAAAAAACAACGTCGTCACCTTCGTAAACCATCAATGGTAAGTTCTGGTGACTTCAAACGTATCAAAGCAATGCTTACACAAATGCGTTAA